Proteins encoded within one genomic window of Salipaludibacillus agaradhaerens:
- a CDS encoding glycosyltransferase family 2 protein, protein MKLLSVAIPCYNSQDYMRYCIESLLPGGEDVEILIVNDGSVDQTSAIANEYALKYPTIVRAIHQKNGGHGEAVNAGIRHASGLYFKVVDSDDWVDTRAYMKVLEALRYLSTDEKIVDMVINNFVYEKEHAKYKKIMKYDNVLPQDVIFSWNDMKPFRKGQYILMHSVIYRTQLLIDSGLELPKHTFYVDNLYVYAPLQHVKKLYYVNVDLYRYFIGREDQSVQEATMIKRIDQQIKVNKLMIEQIDLESIKNPNLKGYMLRHLEIVTVVSAILLIRSGTAENLQKKAALWKYIKNKDTHLYRRLKYGIMGNLINLPGSAGRKVSIGAYKISQKLVGFN, encoded by the coding sequence ATGAAATTATTATCAGTCGCGATACCTTGTTATAATTCACAAGATTATATGAGATATTGTATAGAATCTCTTTTGCCTGGAGGAGAGGACGTAGAAATTCTGATTGTGAATGACGGTTCTGTGGATCAAACGTCGGCTATTGCTAATGAATATGCATTGAAATACCCTACTATCGTGCGAGCCATACATCAAAAAAATGGTGGTCACGGAGAAGCGGTTAATGCGGGAATTAGACATGCATCTGGACTGTATTTTAAAGTGGTAGATAGTGATGATTGGGTTGATACTAGAGCGTACATGAAGGTATTAGAAGCATTACGATATTTAAGTACGGATGAAAAGATCGTCGATATGGTCATTAATAATTTCGTTTATGAAAAAGAGCATGCTAAATACAAGAAAATAATGAAATATGATAACGTCCTTCCTCAAGATGTTATTTTTAGTTGGAATGACATGAAACCTTTTCGTAAAGGGCAGTATATTTTAATGCACTCAGTCATTTATCGAACACAATTATTAATTGATAGTGGACTCGAACTACCGAAACATACTTTTTATGTGGATAATCTTTATGTTTATGCCCCATTGCAACATGTGAAAAAACTCTATTATGTCAATGTTGATTTGTATCGGTATTTCATTGGAAGAGAAGATCAATCAGTTCAAGAGGCGACTATGATTAAACGGATTGACCAGCAGATTAAAGTGAATAAGTTAATGATCGAACAAATCGATCTTGAGTCGATTAAAAATCCGAATTTAAAAGGCTACATGTTAAGGCATTTAGAGATCGTCACTGTGGTATCTGCCATTCTATTGATTCGTTCTGGAACGGCGGAAAACCTCCAGAAAAAAGCGGCACTGTGGAAATACATCAAAAATAAAGACACTCACTTGTATCGTCGTTTGAAATATGGCATTATGGGGAATTTAATTAATCTTCCAGGGAGTGCAGGACGGAAAGTGTCTATTGGTGCCTATAAAATTTCTCAAAAACTAGTAGGATTTAATTAA